In Tachypleus tridentatus isolate NWPU-2018 chromosome 7, ASM421037v1, whole genome shotgun sequence, a genomic segment contains:
- the Mvd gene encoding mevalonate diphosphate decarboxylase isoform X4, producing MWLNGKEQSMDNPRIQNCLREIRRRVRKRKTLEENSTEQEDLLNCHIHICSKNNFPTAAGLASSAAGYACLVFTLGKLFGVEGDLSEIARQGSGSACRSMYGGFVQWCTGEEENGTDSIAQQVASEQHWPSLRILILVVSNQKKGISSSQGMQQSVRTSELLKFRSEKIIPQQVDDITQAINDKDFSKFADITMKDSNQLHAICQDTFPPIKYMNDTSWSIVELVHKYNSFYGETKVAYTFDAGPNACLYLLEPCVPEVISLIRYCFPSSSDGRHFITGLPVQSVALSQELIQGLQFTPCPDGLQYIIHTQVGSGPELVDDSSEQMLDANGLPRTKCT from the exons TTCGACGTCgtgtaagaaaaagaaaaactctaGAAGAGAACAGCACAGAACAGGAAGATCTTCTAAACTGTCACATTCATATCTGTTCAAAAAATAACTTCCCTACTGCAGCAGGACTAGCTTCTTCAGCTGCTGGATATGCCTGTTTAG TTTTTACTCTTGGGAAGCTTTTTGGAGTGGAAGGTGACTTATCAGAAATAGCAAG GCAAGGCTCTGGTAGTGCATGCCGCAGCATGTATGGTGGTTTCGTACAGTGGTGTACAGGTGAGGAGGAAAATGGAACAGATTCAATAGCCCAACAAGTTGCATCTGAACAACACTGGCCATCTCTAAGAATCTTGATTCTTGTT GTGAGTAACCAGAAGAAGGGAATAAGCAGTTCACAGGGAATGCAACAGAGTGTTCGTACTTCTGAGCTTCTAAAGTTCCGTTCAGAAAAGATTATACCTCAACAAGTGGATGATATAACTCAAGCTATTAATGACAAAGATTTCAGTAAATTTGCTGACATAACAATGAAA GACAGTAATCAACTTCATGCAATCTGTCAAGACACATTCCCACCAATAAAGTACATGAATGACACCTCGTGGAGTATTGTGGAGCTTGTGCATAAATACAATAGCTTTTATGGTGAGacaaag GTGGCGTACACTTTCGATGCAGGTCCAAATGCTTGTCTGTACCTTTTAGAACCATGTGTTCCAGAAGTGATAAGTTTAATTCGTTACTGTTTTCCTTCATCATCTGATGGAAGGCATTTTATCACGGGACTTCCTGTTCAATCAGTTGCTTTATCACAA GAGTTGATTCAAGGTCTTCAATTCACCCCTTGTCCTGATGgacttcagtacattatacacacacag GTTGGTTCAGGCCCAGAGCTTGTGGATGACTCTTCTGAACAAATGCTTGATGCCAACGGTTTGCCGAGGACAAAGTGCACCTGA